The Manis javanica isolate MJ-LG chromosome 6, MJ_LKY, whole genome shotgun sequence genome contains a region encoding:
- the NRGN gene encoding neurogranin, with the protein MDCCTESACSKPDDDILDIPLDDPGANAAAAKIQASFRGHMARKKIKSGERGRKGPGPGGPGGAGGVRGGSGGGPSGD; encoded by the exons ATGGACTGCTGCACC gagaGCGCCTGCTCCAAGCCGGACGACGACATTCTCGACATCCCGCTGGACGATCCTGGCGCCAATGCGGCCGCTGCCAAAATCCAGGCGAGTTTCCGAGGCCACATGGCGCGGAAGAAGATAAAGAGTGGAGAGCGCGGCCGGAAGGGCCCGGGTCCGGGGGGACCCGGCGGAGCTGGGGGCGTCCGGGGAGGCTCGGGCGGCGGCCCCAGCGGAGACTAG